The proteins below are encoded in one region of Sander lucioperca isolate FBNREF2018 chromosome 11, SLUC_FBN_1.2, whole genome shotgun sequence:
- the nphs2 gene encoding podocin isoform X1, with protein sequence MIFTAEPPDSMEKSSNVNPPRSRMTPRKERESGASVPPRSHRHRPSKAGRVPEVSSVRKNRLQKEKPETNEVKVRSTVVDIDSVREDEVKEENSGLLEAAEQEGLKRKSLGVFEWLLMVFVLALVLLFLPFSIWFCVKVVREHERAVIFRLGHLLRGKPRGPGLLFYLPILDVCHKVDIRLKMLKVPPHRVVTKDLVRPELSAVCYYQIENVALCSTALSSLTTVLPTLVQSVDRDILAQHTFSHILLHRRRIGQQIQAAVDSVACRWGIRVERADIDELSFPVELQQSLAAEAEAKRQHQVRVNAAEGERDAWEGFRASLRLLHPALVLPLPPDLLGVNPDLSSLPPPPPLSVEGEGGTTEGEPDTDSPMM encoded by the exons ATGATCTTTACTGCAGAGCCTCCAGACAGTATGGAGAAGTCCTCCAATGTTAACCCGCCGAGATCCAGAATGACGCccaggaaggagagggagagcggAGCCTCTGTGCCTCCCAGAAGTCACAGACACAGGCCATCGAAGGCAGGCCGGGTCCCAGAGGTATCATCAGTGAGGAAAAACAGGCTACAGAAGGAGAAGCCAGAGACAAACGAGGTGAAGGTGAGATCCACTGTGGTGGACATAGACAGCGTGAGAGAGGATGAGGTCAAGGAGGAGAACTCTGGGCTCCTGGAAGCAGCGGAGCAGGAAG GTCTGAAGCGCAAGAGCCTGGGAGTGTTTGAGTGGCTGCTGATGGTCTTCGTCTTGGCTCTGGTTCTGCTCTTCCTTCCTTTTTCCATCTGGTTCTGTGTCAAA GTAGTGAGGGAGCATGAGAGAGCTGTGATCTTCAGACTGGGTCACCTACTGCGTGGAAAACCTAGAGGACCAG GCCTTCTTTTCTACCTCCCAATCCTTGACGTGTGTCACAAGGTCGACATCCGACTGAAAATGCTGAAGGTTCCTCCCCACAGG GTGGTGACAAAGGACTTGGTGAGGCCAGAACTGAGTGCAGTGTGTTATTACCAGATAGAGAACGTGGCTTTGTGCAGCACGGCTCTGTCCAGTCTGACTACAGTGCTGCCGACTCTGGTCCAGTCAGTGGACAGAGACATTCTCGCCCAACACACATTCAGCCACATCCTGCTGCACAGGAGGAGGATCGGACAGCAGATACAAGCAGCTGTTGACTCTGTTGCTTGCCGCTGGGGCATCAGGGTGGAGAGAGCAGACAT AGATGAGCTCAGTTTTCCTGTGGAGTTACAGCAGAGTTTGGCTGCAGAGGCCGAGGCCAAGAGACAACACCAGGTTAGA GTAAATGCagcagagggggagagagatgccTGGGAGGGGTTCAGGGCTTCCCTCCGTCTCCTCCATCCTGCCCTGGTCCTTCCACTCCCTCCAGATCTTCTCGGCGTCAACCCTGATCTCTCATCCctcccaccccctcctcccctttctgtggaaggagagggagggacgACGGAGGGGGAACCAGATACAGACTCGCCAATGATGTGA
- the nphs2 gene encoding podocin isoform X2: MIFTAEPPDSMEKSSNVNPPRSRMTPRKERESGASVPPRSHRHRPSKAGRVPEVSSVRKNRLQKEKPETNEVKVRSTVVDIDSVREDEVKEENSGLLEAAEQEGLKRKSLGVFEWLLMVFVLALVLLFLPFSIWFCVKVVREHERAVIFRLGHLLRGKPRGPGLLFYLPILDVCHKVDIRLKMLKVPPHRVVTKDLVRPELSAVCYYQIENVALCSTALSSLTTVLPTLVQSVDRDILAQHTFSHILLHRRRIGQQIQAAVDSVACRWGIRVERADIDELSFPVELQQSLAAEAEAKRQHQVNAAEGERDAWEGFRASLRLLHPALVLPLPPDLLGVNPDLSSLPPPPPLSVEGEGGTTEGEPDTDSPMM, encoded by the exons ATGATCTTTACTGCAGAGCCTCCAGACAGTATGGAGAAGTCCTCCAATGTTAACCCGCCGAGATCCAGAATGACGCccaggaaggagagggagagcggAGCCTCTGTGCCTCCCAGAAGTCACAGACACAGGCCATCGAAGGCAGGCCGGGTCCCAGAGGTATCATCAGTGAGGAAAAACAGGCTACAGAAGGAGAAGCCAGAGACAAACGAGGTGAAGGTGAGATCCACTGTGGTGGACATAGACAGCGTGAGAGAGGATGAGGTCAAGGAGGAGAACTCTGGGCTCCTGGAAGCAGCGGAGCAGGAAG GTCTGAAGCGCAAGAGCCTGGGAGTGTTTGAGTGGCTGCTGATGGTCTTCGTCTTGGCTCTGGTTCTGCTCTTCCTTCCTTTTTCCATCTGGTTCTGTGTCAAA GTAGTGAGGGAGCATGAGAGAGCTGTGATCTTCAGACTGGGTCACCTACTGCGTGGAAAACCTAGAGGACCAG GCCTTCTTTTCTACCTCCCAATCCTTGACGTGTGTCACAAGGTCGACATCCGACTGAAAATGCTGAAGGTTCCTCCCCACAGG GTGGTGACAAAGGACTTGGTGAGGCCAGAACTGAGTGCAGTGTGTTATTACCAGATAGAGAACGTGGCTTTGTGCAGCACGGCTCTGTCCAGTCTGACTACAGTGCTGCCGACTCTGGTCCAGTCAGTGGACAGAGACATTCTCGCCCAACACACATTCAGCCACATCCTGCTGCACAGGAGGAGGATCGGACAGCAGATACAAGCAGCTGTTGACTCTGTTGCTTGCCGCTGGGGCATCAGGGTGGAGAGAGCAGACAT AGATGAGCTCAGTTTTCCTGTGGAGTTACAGCAGAGTTTGGCTGCAGAGGCCGAGGCCAAGAGACAACACCAG GTAAATGCagcagagggggagagagatgccTGGGAGGGGTTCAGGGCTTCCCTCCGTCTCCTCCATCCTGCCCTGGTCCTTCCACTCCCTCCAGATCTTCTCGGCGTCAACCCTGATCTCTCATCCctcccaccccctcctcccctttctgtggaaggagagggagggacgACGGAGGGGGAACCAGATACAGACTCGCCAATGATGTGA